A single Rattus norvegicus strain BN/NHsdMcwi chromosome 5, GRCr8, whole genome shotgun sequence DNA region contains:
- the LOC134478986 gene encoding major urinary protein-like, whose amino-acid sequence MSNVLEVECGHHQQRDCPDREAILFPTNMKLLLLLLSLGLTLVCGHAEDASSTRGNLDVDKLNGDWFSIVVASNKREKIEENGSMRVFMQHIDVLENSLGFKFRIKENGECRELYLVAYKTPEDGEYFVEYDGGNTFTILKTDYDRYVMFHLINFKNGETFQAMVLYGRTKDLSSDIKEKFAKLCEAHGITRDNIIDLTKTDRCLQARG is encoded by the exons ATGAGCAACGTGCTGGAGGTGGAGTGTGGGCACCATCAGCAAAGAGATTGTCCCGACAGAGAGGCAATTCTATTCCCTACCAACAtgaagctgttgctgctgctgctgagtctGGGCCTGACCCTGGTCTGTGGCCATGCAGAAGACGCTAGTTCCACAAGAGGGAACCTCGATGTGGACAAG CTCAATGGGGATTGGTTTTCTATTGTCGTGGCCTCTAACAAACGAGAAAAGATTGAAGAGAATGGCAGCATGAGAGTTTTTATGCAGCACATCGATGTCTTGGAGAATTCCTTAGGCTTCAAGTTCCGTATTAA GGAAAATGGAGAGTGCAGGGAACTATATTTGGTTGCCTACAAAACGCCAGAGGATGGCGAATATTTTGTTGAGT ATGACGGAGGGAATACATTTACTATACTGAAGACAGACTATGACAGATATGTCATGTTTCATCTCATTAATTTCAAGAACGGGGAAACCTTCCAGGCGATGGTGCTCTACG GCAGAacaaaggatctgagttcagacatCAAGGAAAAGTTTGCAAAACTATGTGAGGCGCATGGAATCACTAGGGACAATATCATTGATCTAACCAAGACTG ATCGCTGTCTCCAGGCCCGAGGATGA